The Oxobacter pfennigii genome has a segment encoding these proteins:
- a CDS encoding ABC transporter permease, with translation MSIISIIIKDVKTILSDKKALAIILLMPVLLMVILSFALKGAFTGTDYGNGRKANIAVVKQYDENSDLIRFDDALLNGLFARNIGDETIEELKKYGGETDIEKIFFEDFLNSEDVKKIITYTVEEEAKAFDMLNKGEVSAVLVLPQGFLYDMKINLLTPFRNKIDIKIIKNPDRNIDGQIVQAVVEAYSNIMSFTIIGKNVLIEKALAYNLGNDGFKGIKVVTEGMGKAMEGIEISLDDVAVQGRKPIESYGYYAAAMLTMFILFASGHGGRMLLKEKEDTTYQRMIVAGTSKFAILAGKFFTIFFIALLQMVIMIAFSNFALKVQWGNAFAVIIISICAAFAVAGLGTLIAAATYRAGNYKMADIFETAIIQAMALLGGSFFPVDIMPRALQNLSFLSLNGTALKAYLKIMAGYGMTDIISYISILLTAGAVFILLGVVALKDKGGIAGA, from the coding sequence ATGAGTATTATAAGTATAATCATTAAAGATGTAAAAACCATATTGAGCGACAAAAAAGCTCTTGCAATAATACTTTTAATGCCTGTCTTGCTCATGGTCATATTGAGCTTTGCATTAAAGGGAGCTTTTACAGGTACAGATTACGGTAACGGCAGAAAGGCAAACATCGCTGTTGTAAAGCAATATGATGAGAATAGCGATTTAATAAGATTTGATGATGCATTATTAAATGGACTTTTCGCGAGAAACATAGGCGATGAAACTATAGAGGAATTGAAAAAGTATGGGGGAGAAACAGACATAGAAAAAATATTCTTTGAGGATTTCTTAAACAGCGAGGATGTTAAAAAAATTATAACCTACACTGTGGAAGAAGAAGCTAAGGCTTTTGATATGTTAAATAAGGGAGAAGTTTCTGCAGTGTTGGTTTTACCACAGGGTTTTTTATATGATATGAAGATAAACCTTCTCACTCCCTTCAGGAACAAGATTGATATAAAAATCATAAAAAATCCTGACAGAAATATAGACGGCCAGATAGTCCAGGCTGTTGTTGAAGCTTATTCAAATATCATGTCTTTTACCATAATTGGAAAGAATGTGCTCATAGAAAAAGCCCTGGCTTATAACTTGGGGAATGATGGATTTAAAGGCATAAAAGTTGTCACAGAAGGTATGGGTAAAGCAATGGAGGGAATAGAAATAAGTTTGGATGACGTGGCAGTGCAGGGCAGGAAACCAATTGAAAGTTACGGTTATTATGCTGCTGCCATGCTGACCATGTTTATACTCTTTGCATCCGGCCATGGAGGAAGGATGCTTCTTAAAGAAAAGGAAGATACGACTTATCAGAGGATGATAGTTGCCGGTACGTCTAAATTTGCAATTCTGGCGGGAAAATTCTTTACAATATTTTTTATTGCGCTGCTCCAGATGGTTATCATGATTGCTTTTTCAAATTTTGCATTAAAGGTTCAATGGGGAAATGCATTTGCAGTAATTATAATAAGCATATGTGCCGCTTTTGCTGTGGCAGGACTGGGAACTTTAATTGCAGCTGCCACTTACAGGGCAGGTAATTACAAAATGGCCGACATATTCGAAACAGCCATAATACAGGCAATGGCTCTATTAGGCGGCAGCTTCTTCCCCGTTGATATAATGCCCCGCGCCTTGCAAAATCTAAGCTTTCTTTCTCTTAACGGTACGGCACTGAAAGCCTATTTAAAAATTATGGCTGGATATGGCATGACGGACATAATAAGCTATATTTCAATTCTTTTAACAGCAGGGGCTGTATTCATACTGCTTGGTGTAGTGGCTCTTAAAGATAAGGGAGGGATTGCCGGTGCTTAG
- a CDS encoding 4Fe-4S binding protein, with protein sequence MIRKIITIDEDRCNGCGICINACHEGALKLIDGKAKLVSESYCDGLGACLPECPTGAMKIIEREADDFDEEAVKKNMEAMKHKEEKPSIPATLGCGCPGSQARAIEKKGVAKEVKTQVSMESQLNQWPVQIKLVPPGAPYFENAHLLVAADCTAFAYANIHNDFMRNKITIIGCPKLDAIDYSEKLTQIIMSHEIKSITVLRMEVPCCGGIVNAVKQALLNSGKLVPWSVVTIGTNGDIIEN encoded by the coding sequence ATGATAAGAAAGATAATCACCATTGACGAAGATAGATGCAACGGATGCGGGATATGTATAAATGCCTGTCATGAAGGAGCATTAAAATTAATAGACGGAAAAGCAAAGCTTGTATCAGAATCCTACTGTGACGGACTTGGCGCCTGCCTTCCCGAATGCCCTACAGGAGCTATGAAAATCATTGAGCGGGAGGCAGATGACTTTGACGAAGAGGCAGTAAAAAAGAACATGGAAGCGATGAAGCATAAAGAAGAGAAGCCTTCAATACCTGCAACATTAGGCTGCGGATGCCCTGGGAGCCAGGCAAGAGCTATTGAGAAAAAGGGAGTAGCTAAAGAAGTAAAAACTCAAGTTTCAATGGAATCCCAGCTAAATCAGTGGCCGGTACAGATAAAGCTTGTTCCTCCCGGCGCACCATATTTTGAGAATGCTCACCTTCTGGTGGCAGCAGACTGTACAGCCTTTGCATATGCCAACATCCATAATGACTTTATGAGAAACAAGATAACAATAATAGGCTGTCCCAAGCTTGATGCCATAGATTATTCAGAAAAACTTACCCAGATAATTATGTCACACGAAATAAAAAGCATAACAGTTTTGAGAATGGAAGTCCCTTGCTGCGGGGGAATTGTAAATGCAGTAAAACAGGCTCTTTTAAACAGCGGAAAGCTTGTTCCATGGAGTGTGGTAACCATAGGTACAAACGGAGATATCATTGAAAATTAA
- a CDS encoding methyltransferase domain-containing protein, whose product MHIGSYLKMEKFVAKYLSDYTDKEIKIIDIGSQDVNGSYKPLFDNPKWEYYGCDMEEGNNVDIVLKDVYNWKEVKSDSFDVVVSGQAFEHIEYFWATMLEISRVAKYGGLLCIIAPSAGVEHRYPVDCWRYYPDGFRALARYSGLEVLEVYTDWYPIDYPDRGEIWKDSVLICKKPDMPVVQKFKMYLKNRLSKLAVKMNI is encoded by the coding sequence ATGCATATTGGTTCATATTTAAAAATGGAGAAATTTGTGGCCAAATATTTATCCGATTATACCGATAAAGAAATTAAAATTATAGACATTGGCAGCCAGGATGTCAATGGCTCTTATAAACCGCTGTTTGATAATCCAAAATGGGAGTATTACGGATGTGATATGGAAGAAGGCAATAATGTAGATATAGTGCTTAAAGATGTTTATAATTGGAAGGAAGTAAAGTCTGACTCATTTGATGTGGTGGTATCGGGGCAGGCCTTTGAGCATATAGAATATTTCTGGGCTACCATGTTGGAGATAAGCAGGGTAGCAAAGTATGGAGGTTTATTATGTATCATTGCCCCTTCTGCCGGTGTTGAGCATAGATATCCGGTGGATTGCTGGAGATATTATCCGGATGGTTTCAGGGCTTTGGCCCGATACAGCGGATTGGAAGTATTGGAAGTATATACCGATTGGTATCCAATTGACTATCCCGATAGAGGGGAAATATGGAAGGATTCCGTATTAATTTGCAAAAAACCAGATATGCCGGTTGTTCAAAAGTTTAAAATGTATTTGAAAAACAGGCTTTCCAAGTTAGCTGTCAAAATGAATATATAA
- a CDS encoding Crp/Fnr family transcriptional regulator — protein MYEKWLDTINKCSLFQDMNPVGLQAMFECMGPRLGKYKKGENLAIEGEKFEGIGIMLSGEAAVTKENAAGNRVIIDIVGPSDMFGEIAAFSAERAWPATVVAQDNCEVLFLPPDKIISECQNLCLCHKNLVNNMLRIISDKALMLNKKVEYLTVKSLRGKISKFLLEQQRTVKSTTFLMPMNRNELADFLNVSRPSLSREMARMMEEGIIDFYRSSVKIKDMEGLKNMIE, from the coding sequence ATGTATGAAAAATGGCTGGATACTATAAATAAATGCAGTTTGTTTCAGGATATGAATCCTGTTGGCTTACAGGCTATGTTTGAGTGTATGGGACCCAGGCTGGGAAAATATAAGAAGGGTGAAAATCTGGCAATTGAAGGCGAAAAATTCGAAGGAATAGGCATTATGCTCTCGGGAGAGGCCGCAGTTACTAAAGAGAATGCTGCAGGCAACAGAGTAATTATAGACATAGTGGGACCATCGGATATGTTCGGTGAAATTGCTGCATTTTCCGCCGAAAGAGCCTGGCCGGCAACGGTTGTTGCCCAGGATAACTGCGAGGTCTTATTCCTCCCCCCTGATAAGATAATAAGCGAATGCCAAAACCTATGCCTATGCCATAAGAATCTTGTTAACAATATGCTTCGCATAATATCCGACAAGGCGTTGATGCTCAATAAAAAGGTGGAGTATTTAACAGTTAAAAGCCTTAGAGGCAAGATATCAAAATTTTTGCTGGAGCAGCAAAGAACAGTTAAGAGCACCACATTTCTTATGCCAATGAACCGTAATGAGCTGGCTGACTTTCTAAATGTATCAAGGCCATCTCTTTCAAGGGAGATGGCCAGAATGATGGAGGAAGGCATCATAGATTTTTACAGATCTTCAGTTAAAATAAAAGACATGGAAGGCCTGAAAAATATGATAGAGTAG
- a CDS encoding ABC transporter permease, which yields MWEDAYQSVMEAWKYKVPISVTAVTQNNSSAEGYDSLKHSMIGFSLFFSMYTMVFGIGTILSDRQYKTWQRMLISPVSKFSILGGTMVVAYLTGAIQMGVLILAGKYLLNIDWGNSMAGILMLAGAFVFTVTSMGLMLSGIVKTHEQLSSISPVVLTSTSMLGGCMWPLEIVSNKILLFLAELTPQKWAMQGMESIASKGMGFEAAVLPTIVLIAMGTLFFAAGVKLLKFE from the coding sequence GTGTGGGAAGATGCATATCAAAGTGTAATGGAGGCATGGAAATATAAAGTTCCGATATCGGTGACTGCAGTAACCCAAAATAACAGTTCAGCTGAGGGGTATGACAGTCTTAAACATTCCATGATAGGCTTTTCATTATTCTTTTCCATGTATACCATGGTTTTTGGGATAGGTACAATATTAAGCGACAGGCAGTATAAGACCTGGCAGAGGATGCTCATATCCCCGGTATCCAAGTTTTCCATATTAGGAGGGACCATGGTTGTGGCATACTTAACCGGTGCCATTCAGATGGGCGTATTGATATTGGCAGGCAAGTATCTGCTTAACATAGACTGGGGGAACAGTATGGCAGGAATACTGATGCTTGCAGGAGCTTTTGTATTCACTGTGACGTCCATGGGGCTTATGCTTTCCGGCATAGTTAAAACCCATGAGCAGCTTTCGTCCATAAGCCCAGTGGTTTTAACCAGCACTTCAATGTTAGGAGGCTGTATGTGGCCTTTGGAGATAGTCAGCAATAAAATACTTCTTTTTTTAGCAGAGCTTACACCTCAGAAATGGGCAATGCAGGGTATGGAAAGCATTGCAAGCAAAGGTATGGGCTTTGAGGCCGCAGTGCTGCCGACAATAGTGCTTATAGCAATGGGCACCCTGTTCTTTGCAGCCGGAGTTAAACTCTTAAAGTTTGAATAG
- a CDS encoding DUF6608 family protein, translating to MKEKLYFITRRYAVIYCVFYTITTIISSLINLYQGVIYDTHMHLINRAIVVLIGILAIAIVTNMNFKLKILNHIIPYTITMLLVLAYVWFTGLFDELHKNAYRDIFLNYTAIYAVITVIWILKDKYANKKVNNISS from the coding sequence ATGAAAGAAAAGCTTTACTTTATTACAAGACGCTATGCTGTAATTTATTGCGTTTTTTATACCATAACTACAATTATAAGCAGCCTTATTAACTTATACCAGGGAGTCATTTATGATACTCACATGCATTTAATAAACCGGGCAATTGTTGTGCTTATCGGTATACTGGCTATAGCAATAGTTACAAATATGAATTTTAAGCTTAAAATTCTCAATCATATAATACCCTATACCATTACAATGCTTCTTGTACTGGCATATGTCTGGTTTACAGGTTTATTTGATGAACTTCATAAAAATGCATACAGAGATATTTTTTTAAACTATACAGCCATATATGCAGTTATAACTGTGATTTGGATTTTGAAAGATAAGTATGCGAATAAGAAGGTTAATAATATCAGTAGTTAA
- a CDS encoding ABC transporter permease — protein MLSVIKLRLLRLRDDIGVFILMTVMAFGLTAIFGASLSGGKPEVIIVDEDKSGYSKLFIDELKDSTGFDFTEADMKNAVAKVEEGKALAALLINESFDTDIQNAEKITIGIMKIKDDLFILTLQELVSGIASKMAGSIRIGGYYQ, from the coding sequence GTGCTTAGTGTAATAAAATTAAGACTTCTAAGGCTGAGGGATGATATAGGGGTATTCATATTGATGACCGTCATGGCTTTTGGCCTTACAGCAATATTCGGCGCCTCGCTAAGCGGCGGCAAACCTGAAGTAATTATAGTAGATGAAGATAAAAGCGGCTATTCAAAGCTCTTTATAGATGAGCTTAAAGACAGTACTGGATTTGATTTCACAGAAGCGGATATGAAAAATGCCGTGGCAAAGGTGGAAGAAGGAAAAGCTCTGGCCGCATTGCTGATAAATGAGAGCTTCGATACTGATATACAAAATGCTGAGAAAATTACCATAGGTATAATGAAAATAAAGGATGATTTATTTATATTGACACTTCAAGAGCTGGTGTCCGGTATTGCATCAAAGATGGCGGGAAGCATAAGGATAGGCGGATATTACCAATGA
- a CDS encoding Crp/Fnr family transcriptional regulator: MHKRMKLTNLSLLEVLNSQEYSHWLKIFRSQNFKKKDIIYHPNHEENLVFVVKKGRVRVYLAYSEKEFTLSILEAGAVYSTHTRAYIQALEDCELMIADIQSFGRVMTEHPTFMLTVIQVLGDLLKNSISIINGLVFKEVNQRLIEFIIRAAEEKGMAREEGIIVELNLSSEEIAMMLGTTRQTISLLLNDFYKSGILSKLGRRTILIKDIGELKGMILSS, translated from the coding sequence ATGCATAAGAGAATGAAGTTAACGAACTTAAGCCTACTGGAAGTATTAAATTCACAAGAATATTCACACTGGCTGAAAATATTCAGAAGCCAGAATTTTAAAAAGAAAGACATAATATACCATCCCAATCATGAAGAAAATCTTGTCTTTGTCGTTAAGAAAGGAAGGGTAAGAGTTTATCTTGCCTACAGTGAAAAAGAGTTTACCTTATCAATCCTAGAAGCCGGAGCCGTATACAGTACTCACACCCGGGCCTATATACAAGCCCTTGAAGATTGTGAATTAATGATTGCCGACATACAAAGCTTCGGCAGAGTGATGACCGAGCATCCTACATTTATGTTGACAGTAATACAGGTACTGGGCGACCTTCTGAAAAACTCCATATCAATAATAAACGGTCTGGTTTTCAAAGAGGTTAATCAAAGACTCATAGAATTTATAATTCGTGCAGCAGAAGAAAAGGGTATGGCAAGGGAAGAGGGCATTATAGTTGAGCTTAATTTAAGCAGCGAGGAAATTGCCATGATGCTCGGGACAACACGGCAGACCATTTCACTGCTGCTCAATGATTTTTATAAATCAGGAATTTTATCTAAATTGGGACGGCGTACAATACTTATAAAAGATATAGGTGAGTTGAAAGGTATGATTCTTTCATCGTGA
- the acsB gene encoding acetyl-CoA decarbonylase/synthase complex subunit alpha/beta gives MSTQLFKAAYDGAAAAIGVAESLLSKAIEENGGNATIEYPGTAYKLPVITALGSESVKTLNDIVPVINRVRSENLKEDLTLKGALSNGEVTLYAAEIIEALGYLNGKSPVTPPGAGFIPDTVLRALGVQLVDNTIPGVAVVLGKAKDSKSAAKLINELKSKGIVILLVDDIIDQLIEEGVNLGLESFTVPLGKFTQVIHAVNFALRGGLAFGGIAPGNKAAHLEYQQKRVMAFVIALGPLDEIRISAAFGAALLGFPTITDLPLEEGIPDWVISETDYEKIVPLALETRGIKLRITNIDVPIMVGPAFEGETIRKGDTYVEFGGGRTTAFELVKMVGPDEIEDGKITVHGPEIDEIEEGSKLPLGIKIKIYGRKMHQDFESVLERRVHYFINYGEGLWHVAQRDLCWLRISKDAKAKGFKIRHFGELLIAKFKSEYPALVDRVEVELYTDEKLVNEQIKEARGIYVKRDERLKGLTDESVEELYSCTLCQSFAPNHVCVVAPERVGLCGAVSWLDAKASYEITPTGPNRPIKKEGAIDEVKGIWKSVNDFVYNNSNHMLEEVSLYTLMENPMTSCGCFEAIIAMMPEVNGVMITSREHGGITPCGMSFSTLAGTVGGGTQSPGFMGIGRRYILSRKFLKADGGMARIVWMPKELKDYLREEFIKRSIEEGLGEDFINKIADESIGTSAEEIVPFLEEKGHPAMKMTPLF, from the coding sequence ATGTCAACTCAACTTTTTAAAGCGGCTTATGATGGCGCAGCAGCTGCTATCGGCGTTGCTGAGTCGCTCTTGAGTAAAGCCATTGAAGAAAATGGCGGGAATGCAACTATAGAATATCCCGGAACTGCTTATAAGCTTCCCGTTATTACAGCACTGGGCAGCGAAAGTGTAAAAACACTGAATGACATTGTGCCTGTCATAAACAGGGTACGCTCTGAAAATCTCAAAGAGGATTTGACGCTTAAAGGCGCTCTCTCTAACGGTGAAGTAACTCTTTACGCAGCTGAAATAATAGAAGCATTAGGATACCTTAACGGAAAGTCTCCTGTTACGCCGCCTGGAGCCGGATTTATTCCCGACACAGTTTTAAGGGCTCTCGGAGTACAGCTTGTTGACAATACTATACCGGGTGTTGCTGTCGTACTGGGCAAGGCTAAGGACAGCAAGTCGGCGGCAAAACTGATTAATGAATTGAAGTCAAAAGGTATTGTAATATTGCTGGTGGATGATATTATCGATCAGCTTATAGAGGAAGGAGTCAATCTTGGGCTTGAATCCTTTACCGTACCTCTCGGAAAGTTTACTCAGGTCATACATGCTGTGAATTTTGCTCTAAGAGGAGGATTGGCTTTTGGAGGTATTGCCCCGGGAAATAAGGCGGCACATCTTGAATACCAGCAAAAAAGGGTCATGGCTTTTGTTATAGCATTGGGTCCGCTGGATGAAATCAGAATATCGGCGGCATTTGGCGCTGCTTTACTGGGGTTCCCTACCATTACAGATCTCCCTTTGGAAGAAGGAATTCCCGACTGGGTTATATCTGAAACAGACTACGAAAAAATAGTTCCCCTCGCGCTGGAGACAAGAGGAATCAAGCTAAGAATCACAAATATTGACGTACCTATTATGGTAGGGCCTGCCTTCGAAGGAGAGACCATAAGAAAAGGCGATACTTACGTAGAATTCGGAGGAGGAAGGACAACTGCTTTTGAACTTGTGAAAATGGTAGGCCCCGATGAAATTGAAGACGGCAAAATTACGGTGCATGGGCCTGAAATAGATGAAATTGAAGAAGGCAGCAAGCTTCCTTTGGGTATAAAAATAAAGATATACGGCAGGAAGATGCACCAGGATTTTGAAAGCGTACTGGAAAGAAGAGTCCACTATTTTATAAATTACGGAGAAGGATTGTGGCATGTAGCCCAGAGGGATTTATGCTGGCTCAGAATAAGTAAGGATGCAAAGGCAAAGGGTTTTAAGATTAGGCATTTTGGAGAGCTTTTGATAGCCAAGTTTAAATCCGAGTATCCGGCACTTGTGGACCGCGTTGAAGTAGAACTATATACCGATGAAAAACTGGTCAATGAACAGATAAAAGAAGCAAGGGGAATTTATGTAAAGAGGGATGAGAGGCTCAAAGGTTTAACTGATGAATCTGTAGAGGAGCTTTATTCCTGTACCTTATGCCAATCCTTTGCGCCCAACCATGTATGTGTGGTCGCTCCCGAGCGCGTAGGCTTATGCGGCGCCGTAAGCTGGCTTGATGCAAAGGCATCCTATGAAATAACTCCAACGGGGCCTAACCGTCCCATAAAAAAAGAAGGTGCAATTGATGAAGTGAAAGGCATATGGAAAAGTGTAAATGACTTTGTTTATAACAACTCAAACCATATGCTGGAAGAAGTATCGCTATACACGTTAATGGAAAACCCCATGACATCCTGCGGCTGCTTTGAAGCAATTATAGCCATGATGCCTGAGGTCAACGGGGTGATGATTACAAGCAGGGAACATGGGGGAATAACACCATGCGGAATGTCATTCTCGACTCTGGCCGGTACTGTCGGCGGCGGGACACAGTCTCCAGGATTTATGGGAATAGGCAGGAGATATATATTAAGCAGGAAGTTTTTAAAAGCCGATGGAGGAATGGCAAGAATTGTGTGGATGCCTAAGGAATTAAAGGATTATCTGAGGGAAGAATTCATTAAACGAAGTATTGAGGAAGGTCTTGGGGAAGATTTTATCAATAAGATAGCCGATGAATCCATAGGTACATCAGCGGAGGAAATTGTTCCCTTCCTTGAGGAAAAAGGCCATCCGGCGATGAAGATGACTCCTCTGTTTTAG
- a CDS encoding VanZ family protein — protein sequence MLDNIKNLLRENRKEILKLSWVIFFCYSILMLWQVFIGPYRSSSGIRRYNLYPFKTIWNYFVNSEQYSFHILFINLAANIVTFIPLGFFMPLLFKGFNSTIIMAVFSAIITIVIESMQFVFNVGVFDIDDIILNTLGCIIGFALYKKVKLAMNKLEEF from the coding sequence ATGCTTGATAATATAAAAAATTTGTTGCGGGAAAATAGAAAGGAAATATTAAAATTATCTTGGGTAATTTTCTTTTGCTATTCAATACTAATGTTATGGCAGGTATTTATAGGCCCCTACCGAAGTTCCAGCGGCATAAGAAGGTATAATCTTTATCCCTTTAAAACAATTTGGAATTATTTTGTTAACAGTGAACAATATAGTTTTCATATTTTATTTATTAATCTTGCTGCTAACATAGTAACCTTTATACCGCTGGGCTTTTTTATGCCGTTACTGTTTAAAGGATTTAACAGTACGATTATTATGGCAGTATTTTCTGCTATAATTACAATAGTTATTGAGTCCATGCAATTTGTTTTTAATGTGGGTGTATTTGATATTGACGACATTATATTAAATACCTTAGGCTGCATTATAGGATTTGCATTATATAAAAAGGTAAAATTGGCCATGAACAAATTGGAGGAATTTTAA
- the hcp gene encoding hydroxylamine reductase → MSNMFCFQCEQTAGGKACTVSGVCGKNPEVSNKQDELTCALVGLARSAYGKETIKETDRVMLDGLFATITNVNFDAAKLEELISLANSEKERYGKAEDLAFDNLWNGDTDIVSLRSTLLLGIRGMAAYAYHAVNLGKEDKEVTAWLYKGMKAIGEEYSINEWLDILMEFGHINLKCMALLDEANTSAYGHPVPTKVTTIIEKGPFIVVSGHDLYDLKQLLEQTEGKGINVYTHGEMLPAHAYPELKKYPQLKGNFGTAWQNQQKEFEEVPGAFLFTTNCLMPPKPSYIDRVFTTAVVAYPGLVHIEEKGGKKDFTKVIEKAIELGGYSEDKIMTGINGGTELMTGFARNTVLSVADKVIDAVKAGAIKHFFLVGGCDGARPGRNYYTEFVEKSPKDTVILTLACGKYRFNDLNIGEIGGLPRIMDMGQCNDAYSAIQVAVALANAFECGVNDLPLTLVLSWYEQKAVCILLTLLALGIKNIYIGPTLPAFISSNVLGVLVEKFGLKPISTPEEDLKTILS, encoded by the coding sequence ATGAGTAATATGTTTTGTTTTCAATGTGAGCAGACTGCCGGCGGTAAGGCATGTACTGTATCAGGAGTATGCGGCAAAAATCCGGAGGTTTCAAACAAACAGGATGAATTAACCTGTGCGCTGGTAGGCCTTGCGAGGTCTGCATATGGCAAAGAAACAATAAAAGAAACTGACCGGGTTATGCTGGATGGACTTTTTGCCACTATAACCAATGTTAATTTCGATGCCGCAAAACTGGAGGAATTAATAAGCCTGGCTAATAGTGAAAAAGAAAGGTATGGAAAGGCTGAAGATTTGGCCTTTGATAATTTGTGGAACGGAGATACTGATATAGTATCCTTAAGGTCCACGCTGCTTTTGGGAATACGCGGTATGGCAGCATATGCCTATCATGCCGTTAATTTAGGAAAAGAAGATAAAGAGGTTACGGCCTGGCTTTATAAAGGCATGAAGGCTATAGGAGAAGAATACTCCATAAATGAATGGCTGGATATCTTAATGGAATTTGGCCATATAAACTTAAAATGCATGGCGCTTTTAGATGAAGCAAATACATCAGCTTATGGCCATCCTGTTCCTACAAAGGTGACAACTATCATTGAAAAAGGGCCATTTATTGTGGTAAGCGGCCATGATCTGTATGATTTAAAGCAGCTTTTAGAGCAGACTGAAGGAAAAGGAATAAATGTATATACCCATGGTGAAATGCTTCCTGCCCATGCATATCCCGAGCTTAAAAAATATCCTCAGCTTAAGGGTAATTTCGGAACTGCATGGCAGAACCAGCAAAAGGAATTTGAGGAAGTTCCCGGAGCCTTCCTGTTTACAACAAACTGCCTGATGCCTCCAAAGCCATCATATATAGACAGGGTGTTTACTACAGCAGTTGTCGCTTATCCTGGATTGGTGCACATTGAAGAAAAAGGCGGTAAAAAGGACTTTACTAAGGTAATTGAAAAAGCAATAGAGCTTGGCGGCTACTCCGAAGATAAAATAATGACAGGCATTAACGGCGGCACAGAGCTTATGACAGGCTTTGCAAGAAATACTGTTCTCTCGGTGGCAGATAAGGTTATCGACGCTGTGAAAGCAGGCGCCATAAAGCATTTCTTCTTGGTTGGAGGCTGCGACGGTGCAAGGCCGGGAAGAAATTACTATACAGAGTTCGTTGAAAAATCTCCTAAGGATACTGTAATTTTAACCTTAGCCTGCGGAAAATACCGCTTCAATGACCTTAATATAGGAGAAATAGGCGGTCTTCCAAGGATAATGGATATGGGGCAATGTAATGATGCCTACTCGGCGATACAGGTTGCTGTAGCCCTTGCCAATGCCTTTGAGTGCGGAGTAAACGACCTGCCCTTGACCTTGGTGCTTTCATGGTATGAACAAAAAGCAGTGTGCATTTTATTGACACTCCTTGCCCTCGGAATAAAGAATATATATATAGGACCTACACTTCCGGCATTTATATCGAGTAATGTTCTTGGTGTTCTTGTTGAAAAATTCGGATTAAAGCCAATCTCAACACCGGAAGAAGATTTAAAAACAATCCTTTCCTAA